A portion of the Halogeometricum sp. S1BR25-6 genome contains these proteins:
- a CDS encoding glycosyltransferase family 2 protein, with protein MVDISIIIPTLETDPTFGWEEQLEAASVEGEIILRGDATASAARNEGIRRANADKLVFLDDDSDPQPGYFDRVSALLDEHPAVTGRIIDTGAEITRGLSSQYDQGEEGHATDVVVGCNMAVRRSVLEDVGGFDERLPYGHEETELANRVSEKYEFWYDPDLVVAHPFADSLWDYYGKAYRHGREAVPYYLIRGENVRLRLLTQILLPTNYLGDSPRKTLFEATSQVARSVGLIHGYLKYARDGRAAAYAGRRRTIEE; from the coding sequence ATGGTAGATATCTCAATCATCATCCCGACGCTCGAAACCGATCCGACGTTCGGTTGGGAGGAACAGCTCGAAGCCGCGTCCGTCGAAGGGGAAATCATCCTCCGCGGCGACGCGACGGCATCGGCAGCCAGAAACGAGGGTATCCGGCGGGCGAACGCCGACAAACTGGTGTTCCTCGACGACGACTCCGACCCGCAACCGGGCTACTTCGACCGGGTGTCCGCGCTCTTGGACGAACACCCGGCCGTGACCGGTCGAATCATCGACACCGGCGCGGAGATCACCCGCGGACTCTCCTCGCAGTACGACCAGGGCGAGGAGGGCCACGCGACAGACGTCGTCGTCGGCTGTAACATGGCCGTCCGACGCTCCGTGCTGGAGGACGTGGGCGGGTTCGACGAACGTCTCCCCTACGGCCACGAGGAGACCGAACTCGCGAACCGCGTCTCCGAGAAGTACGAGTTCTGGTACGACCCGGACCTCGTCGTCGCCCACCCGTTTGCGGACTCGCTGTGGGATTACTACGGCAAGGCCTACCGGCACGGTCGGGAGGCCGTCCCGTACTACCTCATCCGGGGGGAGAACGTCCGCTTGCGACTCCTCACGCAGATTCTCCTCCCGACGAACTATCTCGGCGACTCACCGCGGAAGACGCTGTTCGAGGCGACCAGTCAGGTCGCCCGGTCGGTGGGGCTCATCCACGGCTACCTGAAGTACGCGCGCGACGGCCGGGCGGCGGCGTACGCCGGACGACGTCGGACGATAGAAGAGTGA
- a CDS encoding alginate lyase family protein — protein MSGDGSSSRRFADVRTLSLLFRTVSNMKPRQLAGVADRKLRHAVVPALPVDFDARYDRRVPDDLSCTPGPLRANTTVLRRSLSGADRSAFRARAAEATDGEATFLDRTIRVEGPDGVGWHDEAVYEPPALWALKFHGFEFLRGAYLGHDDPTDCPAATETFPRWLADWQADESTNIGTEAYLRRAWTPHSVSFRLLNAARYYAWLGADERHPALAARLQRLLYRNASFLSNHVEHDIGGNHLIENGIALVVAGLLVDDAGDPWVDAGVEVLVDAADQFLADGGHFELSPMYHVLTLTRYLTALDLLRRYGRTPPSEIRAAAERGTAFLRAIAPPDRRLPLLNDSVHGESLSLRACLRYASAVGVDPGPSATTAMPDSGYYWLGRGDDALLVDAGGIGPPHLPAHSHNDQFSVLLWVDGRSVLTDTGTYEYAPTDRRQHTRSVAAHNTVQYGDVEPIDIAGSYLMGRRFDPRVRHGVVDGVTAFDGAYRRVGNDAYAHRRRIYAADDWWLVWDRVTADEARPVRSRLHVDPDVAVDGAADTGAAGLGFRTDGDADPLAYLYSLEAAETTVGTSPYFPSFLTEVERPSVTLRSSGADVSFGFLLSKRPYETVALERDGADPRALSLDGTDRSLPDLDRLS, from the coding sequence GTGAGCGGCGACGGCTCCTCGTCGCGCCGGTTCGCGGACGTGCGGACGCTGTCGCTGCTGTTCCGGACGGTGTCGAACATGAAACCCAGACAGCTTGCCGGCGTCGCCGACCGGAAGCTCAGACACGCCGTCGTGCCGGCGCTGCCGGTCGACTTCGACGCCCGATACGACCGGCGGGTCCCCGACGACCTCTCGTGCACGCCGGGCCCCCTCCGGGCGAACACGACGGTGCTGCGCCGGAGCCTCTCGGGTGCGGACCGTTCGGCGTTTCGCGCCCGCGCGGCCGAGGCGACGGACGGCGAGGCCACCTTCCTCGACCGCACGATTCGCGTCGAGGGACCCGACGGAGTCGGCTGGCACGACGAGGCGGTGTACGAACCGCCGGCGCTCTGGGCGCTGAAGTTCCACGGCTTCGAGTTCCTCCGGGGGGCGTATCTCGGACACGACGACCCGACCGACTGCCCGGCCGCCACCGAGACGTTCCCCCGTTGGCTCGCCGACTGGCAAGCCGACGAGAGCACGAACATCGGGACCGAGGCGTACCTCCGACGCGCGTGGACCCCCCACTCCGTCTCGTTTCGGCTCCTGAACGCCGCGCGGTACTACGCGTGGCTCGGAGCCGACGAGCGGCACCCGGCGCTCGCAGCGCGTTTACAGCGCCTCCTGTACCGAAACGCCTCGTTCCTCTCGAACCACGTCGAGCACGATATCGGCGGGAACCACCTCATCGAGAACGGCATCGCGCTCGTGGTCGCGGGACTGCTGGTGGACGACGCCGGCGACCCGTGGGTCGACGCCGGCGTGGAGGTGCTGGTCGACGCCGCCGACCAGTTCCTGGCCGACGGCGGCCACTTCGAGTTGAGTCCGATGTACCACGTACTCACGCTGACGCGGTATCTGACCGCGCTCGACCTCCTCCGGAGATACGGGCGGACCCCTCCATCGGAGATTCGAGCGGCCGCCGAGCGGGGAACCGCGTTCCTGCGCGCCATCGCGCCGCCGGACCGGAGGCTCCCCCTCCTCAACGACTCCGTCCACGGCGAGTCGCTGTCGCTTCGAGCGTGTCTCCGTTACGCGAGCGCGGTCGGCGTCGACCCCGGTCCGTCGGCGACGACGGCGATGCCGGACTCCGGCTACTACTGGCTCGGACGCGGCGACGACGCACTCCTCGTCGACGCCGGGGGAATCGGTCCCCCGCACCTCCCGGCGCACTCGCACAACGACCAGTTCTCCGTCCTGCTGTGGGTTGACGGGCGGTCGGTTCTGACGGACACCGGGACGTACGAGTACGCGCCCACCGACAGGCGACAGCACACGCGGAGCGTCGCCGCTCACAACACGGTCCAGTACGGCGACGTCGAACCGATAGACATCGCGGGGAGCTATCTGATGGGCCGGCGCTTCGACCCGAGGGTGCGCCACGGCGTCGTCGACGGCGTGACCGCCTTCGACGGCGCCTACCGGCGGGTCGGCAACGACGCCTACGCCCACCGCCGCCGAATCTACGCCGCCGACGACTGGTGGCTGGTCTGGGACCGGGTCACCGCGGACGAGGCCCGCCCGGTCCGCAGTCGGCTCCACGTCGACCCCGACGTCGCCGTCGACGGCGCGGCGGACACCGGCGCGGCCGGTCTCGGGTTCCGAACCGACGGCGACGCGGACCCGCTCGCCTATCTGTACTCGCTGGAGGCGGCGGAGACGACCGTCGGGACCAGCCCGTACTTCCCGTCGTTCCTGACCGAAGTCGAACGACCGTCGGTTACGCTCCGCTCGTCCGGCGCGGACGTCTCGTTCGGCTTCCTGCTCTCGAAGCGCCCCTACGAGACCGTCGCGCTCGAACGCGACGGCGCCGACCCGCGCGCGCTATCGCTCGACGGGACCGACCGCTCGCTTCCGGATTTGGACCGACTCTCCTGA
- a CDS encoding DUF1616 domain-containing protein gives MVSRSLGEQAPEASAAAAFLDLAVAAVLAVVALGLAVAVGPSALLAPVTVVLGALYVLVLPGYAITAALFPARSPSPETLRVHHPTVTAAERAALAVGLSLMATPLVVLGLNFTEFGITRISVLVGLFVVVAVSLVVAAVRRARVPSRERFRLPLARVTGGSGGIGSLPKTHLVIAVFLLASAGLAGATLAEPQNGERYTELYLLTDNGENGTLVADQFPSQLSPTEPRSIYVGIGNQEERTVEYSVVTELQRMETVDGERRVAAESELERFSTTLQAGQTFRGQRELTSRSSVTGEHLRLIFLLYQGSPPENPTEENAYRSTHVWVNATAS, from the coding sequence ATGGTAAGTCGCTCCCTCGGAGAGCAGGCGCCGGAGGCGAGCGCCGCGGCGGCGTTCCTCGACCTCGCGGTCGCCGCCGTCCTCGCCGTCGTCGCCCTCGGCCTCGCGGTGGCGGTCGGCCCCTCCGCGCTCCTCGCTCCGGTCACAGTCGTCCTCGGCGCACTGTACGTACTCGTGCTTCCCGGATACGCGATCACCGCCGCGCTCTTCCCCGCGCGGTCGCCGTCCCCCGAGACCCTCCGCGTGCACCATCCGACGGTTACCGCGGCGGAACGGGCGGCACTCGCCGTCGGACTGAGCCTGATGGCCACCCCGCTGGTCGTGCTTGGGTTGAACTTCACCGAGTTTGGAATCACGCGGATCTCCGTGCTCGTCGGACTCTTCGTCGTCGTCGCCGTCAGTCTCGTCGTCGCGGCCGTCCGACGCGCGAGAGTCCCGTCCCGCGAGCGGTTCCGACTCCCCCTCGCCCGGGTTACGGGCGGGTCCGGGGGTATCGGCTCCCTTCCGAAGACGCACCTCGTGATCGCCGTGTTCCTCCTCGCGTCGGCCGGACTCGCCGGCGCGACGCTCGCGGAACCGCAGAACGGGGAGCGCTACACCGAACTCTACTTGCTGACCGACAACGGCGAGAACGGTACGCTCGTCGCCGACCAGTTCCCGTCGCAACTCAGCCCCACCGAACCCCGGTCCATCTACGTCGGTATCGGGAACCAGGAGGAGCGAACCGTCGAATACTCCGTCGTCACGGAACTGCAGCGGATGGAAACGGTCGACGGCGAGCGCCGCGTCGCCGCGGAGAGCGAACTCGAGCGGTTCTCCACGACGCTGCAAGCGGGCCAGACGTTCCGCGGGCAGCGTGAACTCACGTCCCGTTCGTCGGTGACCGGCGAGCACCTCCGGCTCATTTTCCTCCTGTACCAGGGGTCGCCGCCGGAGAACCCGACGGAGGAGAACGCGTACCGCTCGACCCACGTGTGGGTGAACGCGACGGCGTCCTGA